The following are from one region of the Nymphaea colorata isolate Beijing-Zhang1983 chromosome 7, ASM883128v2, whole genome shotgun sequence genome:
- the LOC116257977 gene encoding probable beta-1,4-xylosyltransferase IRX9H has translation MASLRRAFSPLHRHRDGDQIDPRSNGGYISVSASSTSFDPPPDDPIDSSPSKGFLPSRLFGSIPLIMFSNHFLSIVIRIPLAKPLRFPDRSSKGRVQSWRRLAVRLLFFFIFGFIAGFSPLGTMDTTILLPKQLDFSFDSVNTTQEDLGFYQPGRWSVHRNEKPGNLIGQETESKDTGKFNGISKFVKPDQAPNKLLIVVTPTYNRAFQAYYLGRLGHTLRLVPPPLLWVVVEMGAASRETADILRRTGVMYRHLVCTKNMSDIKDRGVHQRNLAIEHIRKHELDGVVYFADDDNVYSLELFQKLRDIRRFGTWPVAMLAQNKASTILEGPVCSGRRVVGWHTNEKSKRLRRFHVDMSGFAFNSTILWAPERWHRLEPEPIRQLDTVKEGFQETTFIAQLVEDESQMEGLPDSCSKIMAWHLHVENGVLEYPRGWRLKHNLDAVVPIK, from the exons ATGGCATCTCTTAGGCGCGCTTTCTCTCCGCTTCATCGGCATCGCGATGGGGATCAGATCGATCCTCGTTCCAATGGCGGCTACATCTCGGTTTCTGCTTCGTCTACGTCGTTTGATCCTCCGCCCGACGATCCGATTGATTCCTCGCCTTCGAAGGGCTTCCTTCCTTCAAGGTTGTTCGGTTCCATCCCGTTGATAATGTTCTCGAACCATTTTCTATCGATCGTGATTAGGATTCCTCTGGCCAAGCCTTTGAGATTCCCCGACAGATCGTCCAAGGGCAGAGTGCAATCGTGGAGGAGGTTGGCAGTTCGgttgctcttcttcttcatatttgGGTTCATTGCTGGCTTTTCTCCATTAGGAACAATGGATACAACCATCCTCCTCCCGAAGCAACTGGATTTCTCGTTTGATTCCGTCAATACAACGCAGGAGGATCTTGGTTTCTACCAGCCAGGAAGGTGGAGCGTTCATAGAAACGAGAAACCGGGTAATTTGATAGGACAAGAGACAGAGAGCAAAGATACAGGGAAATTCAATGGAATTTCAAAGTTTGTGAAGCCTGATCAGGCACCAAACAAGCTTTTGATCGTTGTGACCCCCACTTACAATCGGGCATTTCAAGCATACTATCTGGGCAGATTGGGTCACACATTGAGGCTTGTCCCACCTCCGCTTCTGTGGGTTGTGGTGGAGATGGGCGCAGCATCCAGGGAGACGGCGGATATCTTGAGACGGACAGGGGTCATGTATAGGCATCTCGTTTGCACGAAGAATATGAGTGACATTAAAGACAGAGGAGTTCATCAGCGCAATCTTGCTATCGAACATATAAGAAAACATGAGCTAGATGGAGTTGTTTACTTCGCAGATGATGACAATGTCTATTCCCTCGAGCTTTTTCAGAAACTGCGGGATATTCG GCGTTTTGGAACCTGGCCTGTCGCAATGCTTGCCCAGAACAAAGCCAGTACCATACTGGAAGGCCCTGTTTGCAGTGGAAGACGAGTCGTTGGGTGgcatacaaatgaaaaaagcaaGCGGCTTCGCAGATTTCATGTCGACATGTCTGGATTTGCATTCAATAGCACCATACTGTGGGCACCTGAGAGATGGCACCGACTTGAGCCAGAACCTATTAGACAATTGGATACAGTCAAAGAGGGTTTTCAA GAGACCACATTCATAGCTCAGTTGGTTGAAGATGAAAGTCAGATGGAAGGTTTGCCCGATAGCTGCTCAAAGATTATGGCTTGGCATCTTCATGTGGAAAACGGTGTGCTTGAATATCCTAGAGGCTGGCGCCTCAAGCATAACCTTGATGCTGTTGTACCCATCAAGTAA
- the LOC116257990 gene encoding 60S ribosomal protein L32-1-like isoform X1, with amino-acid sequence MAVPLLSKKIIKKRVKKFKRPQSDRKISVKPNWRRPKGIDSRVRRKFKGCTLMPNIGYGSNKKTRHYLPNGFKKFVVHNPGDLDLLMMHNRVFCAEIAHNVSTLKRKAIVERAAQLDVVVTNKLARLRSQEDE; translated from the exons ATGGCGGTTCCCCTACTGAGCAAGAAGATCATCAAAAAGAGAGTCAAGAAGTTCAAGAGGCCGCAGAGCGACCGCAAGATTTCCGTCAAG CCAAATTGGCGAAGGCCCAAGGGTATTGATTCACGTGTGAGAAGGAAATTTAAAGGATGCACTCTCATGCCAAATATTGGTTATGGTTCTAATAAGAAGACGAGACATTATCTTCCTAATGGTTTCAAGAAGTTTGTTGTGCACAATCCCGGTGACCTGGATCTTCTGATGATGCATAACAG GGTTTTCTGTGCGGAGATTGCACACAATGTCTCTACATTGAAGCGCAAAGCCATTGTGGAGAGAGCTGCTCAACTTGATGTTGTTGTTACAAACAAACTTGCTAGGCTGCGCAGCCAAGAGGACGAGTGA
- the LOC116257990 gene encoding 60S ribosomal protein L32-1-like isoform X2: MATYCHCKVTAHKKPNWRRPKGIDSRVRRKFKGCTLMPNIGYGSNKKTRHYLPNGFKKFVVHNPGDLDLLMMHNRVFCAEIAHNVSTLKRKAIVERAAQLDVVVTNKLARLRSQEDE, encoded by the exons ATGGCTACGTACTGTCACTGTAAAGTCACTGCCCATAAGAAG CCAAATTGGCGAAGGCCCAAGGGTATTGATTCACGTGTGAGAAGGAAATTTAAAGGATGCACTCTCATGCCAAATATTGGTTATGGTTCTAATAAGAAGACGAGACATTATCTTCCTAATGGTTTCAAGAAGTTTGTTGTGCACAATCCCGGTGACCTGGATCTTCTGATGATGCATAACAG GGTTTTCTGTGCGGAGATTGCACACAATGTCTCTACATTGAAGCGCAAAGCCATTGTGGAGAGAGCTGCTCAACTTGATGTTGTTGTTACAAACAAACTTGCTAGGCTGCGCAGCCAAGAGGACGAGTGA
- the LOC116257989 gene encoding 60S ribosomal protein L32-1-like encodes MAVPLLSKKIIKKRVKKFKRPQSDRKISVKTNWRRPKGIDSRVRRKFKGCTLMPNIGYGSNKKTRHYLPNGFKKFVVHNPSDLDLLMMHNRVFCAEIAHNVSTLKRKAIVERAAQLDVVVTNKLARLRSQEDE; translated from the exons ATGGCGGTGCCTCTGCTGAGCAAGAAGATCATCAAAAAGAGAGTCAAGAAGTTCAAGAGGCCGCAGAGCGACCGCAAGATCTCCGTcaag ACAAATTGGCGAAGGCCGAAGGGTATTGATTCACGTGTGAGAAGGAAATTCAAGGGATGCACTCTCATGCCAAATATTGGTTATGGTTCTAACAAGAAGACAAGACATTATCTTCCTAATGGTTTCAAGAAGTTTGTTGTGCACAATCCCAGCGACCTGGATCTCCTGATGATGCATAACAG GGTTTTCTGCGCTGAGATTGCACACAATGTCTCCACTCTGAAGCGTAAAGCGATTGTCGAGAGAGCTGCTCAACTTGATGTTGTTGTTACGAACAAACTTGCTAGGCTGCGCAGCCAAGAAGACGAGTGA
- the LOC116256973 gene encoding uncharacterized protein LOC116256973, whose protein sequence is MEATNEAGKHPNGLEDEGVKEDAISKPTEDARMATTSSSSFCSSADGDDFFQLETSTLEEAATSLGGERIECMESCRVETDKIEVKTLKQSREDEDELSAPTQTEDRPNEKPCISGSISSDFSVGGNSDDRTSAKSMSDCSREFVIDENIDVNADMTFKSNHSALDYSHVSQSENYSTYLGFAKQSLASYGNEKPDAYDPMRIPASIFSKPQSTMEWSVASNDSSYNVQGKRVDAQQKPPVILAIPRANSMPRHSDASVRSFAFPILTADGHNASRKVEEESQAVPQVDQEKPGLPPRAWFSCLFCC, encoded by the exons ATGGAGGCGACCAATGAAGCTGGCAAGCATCCAAATGGTCTAGAAGATGAAGGTGTGAAAGAAGATGCAATCTCGAAACCAACAGAAGATGCTAGAATGGCTACTACATCCTCGTCTTCCTTCTGTTCTTCAGCTGATGGAGATgatttctttcaacttgaaaCAAGCACGCTGGAAGAAGCTGCGACAAGCTTAGGCGGTGAAAGAATAGAATGTATGGAGAGTTGCAGAGTTGAAACTGACAAAATAGAGGTGAAGACTCTGAAGCAGAgcagagaagatgaagatgagctTTCTGCACCAACTCAAACCGAGGATCGTCCGAATGAAAAGCCATGCATATCAGGCAGCATCTCTTCTGATTTTTCAGTTGGCGGCAATTCAGATGACAGAACTTCTGCAAAATCCATGAGTGACTGCAGCCGAGAATTCGTGATTGATGAGAATATTGATGTTAACGCCGACATGACGTTCAAGTCAAACCACTCGGCACTGGATTACAGCCATGTTTCTCAGTCAGAAAATTATAGCACCTACTTGGGATTTGCAAAGCAATCGCTTGCGAGCTATGGCAATGAAAAACCAGATGCTTACGACCCTATGAGAATCCCTGCGTCTATCTTCTCCAAGCCCCAGAGTACCATGGAGTGGAGTGTGGCTTCAAATGACTCGTCATACAACGTTCAG GGAAAACGTGTTGATGCACAGCAGAAACCGCCTGTTATTCTGGCTATTCCTCGTGCTAATAGCATGCCACGCCACTCTGATGCCAGCGTCCGTTCCTTTGCATTTCCAAt TTTGACAGCAGATGGACATAATGCGTCTCGCAAGGTGGAAGAAGAAAGCCAGGCTGTTCCCCAAGTGGATCAGGAGAAGCCAGGATTGCCTCCTCGTGCATGGTTCTCCTGCCTATTCTGTTGCTGA